The following are encoded in a window of Roseimaritima ulvae genomic DNA:
- a CDS encoding efflux RND transporter periplasmic adaptor subunit: MRTFTACLLACLTMGTVTAQNFTPQRPGFLPPTTESVDSNQPLTATNCLVKLIHSARIPSQVEGMLTELKVDEGVSVEAGQLIAVIDDEQARLMLALRQAEEMEALLTAENDVNLRDAVASEASARAEYKSYEEMLKSGSIPFWEAEKKRLDADRQKLRIELAELEGKQAKTTLIAKKRSRELAELEVKKRQVTAPFGGYIETRIAQLGEWVQPGSPLFEVVQMDKLRVEGDVDALRFPQAVVKGAPVKVYVQTSADAQPAEFNARIDFVSTQVDLAGRRRIWVDVQNVQQGDEWMINPGMQATIVFQNVPELAKR, encoded by the coding sequence ATGCGAACCTTTACCGCTTGCCTGCTTGCCTGCCTGACGATGGGAACGGTGACGGCTCAGAATTTCACCCCGCAACGACCGGGGTTTCTGCCGCCGACGACCGAATCGGTCGACAGCAACCAACCGCTGACGGCCACCAACTGTCTCGTTAAGTTGATCCATAGCGCTCGCATCCCTTCGCAGGTCGAAGGCATGTTGACCGAACTAAAAGTCGACGAAGGCGTTAGCGTCGAAGCCGGCCAGCTGATCGCCGTGATCGATGACGAGCAGGCCCGACTGATGCTGGCTCTACGGCAGGCCGAAGAAATGGAAGCCCTGCTGACGGCCGAAAACGACGTCAACCTGCGAGACGCCGTAGCCAGTGAAGCCTCGGCCCGAGCGGAATACAAATCATACGAAGAGATGCTCAAGAGCGGCTCGATTCCGTTCTGGGAAGCCGAAAAGAAACGTCTCGACGCCGACCGCCAAAAACTCCGCATCGAACTTGCCGAACTGGAAGGCAAGCAGGCCAAGACCACCTTGATCGCCAAGAAACGCAGCCGCGAACTGGCTGAACTGGAAGTCAAAAAGCGACAGGTTACCGCACCTTTTGGCGGCTACATCGAAACCCGTATCGCTCAGCTGGGCGAATGGGTCCAGCCCGGCTCGCCGCTATTCGAAGTCGTGCAGATGGACAAGCTGCGAGTCGAAGGTGACGTCGACGCCTTGCGGTTCCCTCAAGCCGTGGTGAAGGGCGCCCCGGTGAAGGTCTACGTGCAAACCAGCGCCGACGCCCAACCCGCTGAATTTAACGCCCGCATCGACTTCGTCAGCACCCAGGTCGACTTGGCCGGTCGCCGCCGTATCTGGGTGGACGTGCAAAATGTCCAACAGGGCGACGAATGGATGATCAATCCCGGAATGCAAGCCACGATCGTATTCCAAAACGTCCCTGAACTGGCGAAACGTTAA